Proteins encoded together in one Planctopirus ephydatiae window:
- a CDS encoding DUF1800 domain-containing protein, which translates to MSRNRVHEAQRAGWSPLAARHLLARTGFGFDLKHEEKLAVLSREQAVDQLLEDAQNAPRSTPPAWVKTPWVNTERRYADTTAEEFRGKHGATNGRYAREIADLRRWWVNEMMTSPVPLREMMTLFWHSHFASSIGKVLISQAMYEQNATQRKHALGNFRQLLRAMTIDGAMMIYLDLEDSEKTQPNENYARELFELFALGHGHYTQADIREAAGALSGWQLNAPPGTTLPQRPTNPADNRRFTRDGIVAELVVERHDAGTKTIFGKTGTFGLDEVIELTINHPACGLFLAEKLASYFGLSDETGRVQQQMAEVFRSTGGEIAPMLRVLFTADEFYTDGTRNRLIKSPVVLWVSTCRQLQLETTCTRGVNKYLAALGQELFEPPNVKGWPGGETWISAGTLALRYHLTDIVLESKEPPGMDPMGRDRGRPVMLPKDPAERAKFLARMEGGMSEGEGMMAPRRGEREAGPAYEVNFSPDKLFPAGLPDSSAELADQLLNRLLVDPPRAELRAAAMEAATRNIGPLRVQSVLRLILSSPDYQLT; encoded by the coding sequence ATGTCTCGCAATCGTGTCCATGAAGCACAACGGGCGGGATGGTCGCCACTTGCCGCCCGGCATCTCCTCGCAAGGACGGGATTTGGCTTCGATCTAAAGCACGAAGAGAAACTGGCGGTCTTATCACGAGAACAGGCAGTCGATCAGCTTCTCGAAGACGCTCAGAATGCCCCCCGCTCTACGCCGCCCGCGTGGGTCAAAACACCTTGGGTGAATACAGAACGGCGTTATGCCGATACCACTGCTGAGGAATTTCGCGGCAAACATGGTGCGACCAACGGTCGGTATGCCCGCGAGATCGCCGATCTGCGCCGCTGGTGGGTGAATGAGATGATGACCTCTCCGGTACCACTGCGGGAGATGATGACACTCTTCTGGCACAGCCACTTTGCGTCGAGCATTGGCAAAGTTCTCATCTCGCAAGCCATGTACGAGCAGAATGCCACTCAACGAAAGCATGCGTTGGGGAACTTTCGGCAACTGCTGAGAGCCATGACGATTGATGGCGCCATGATGATTTATCTCGATCTGGAGGACAGCGAAAAAACACAGCCCAATGAGAATTACGCCCGCGAACTCTTCGAACTCTTTGCGCTCGGGCACGGTCATTACACTCAGGCCGATATCCGCGAGGCGGCTGGTGCGCTTTCAGGGTGGCAACTGAATGCTCCACCTGGCACAACCTTGCCTCAGAGACCAACCAACCCAGCGGATAATCGACGCTTTACACGCGATGGTATTGTCGCAGAACTGGTGGTCGAGCGGCACGATGCGGGCACCAAAACAATCTTTGGAAAAACCGGCACATTCGGTCTCGATGAAGTGATCGAACTTACAATCAATCATCCGGCTTGCGGATTATTTCTTGCTGAAAAACTGGCCAGCTACTTTGGTCTGAGCGATGAAACCGGTCGAGTCCAACAGCAGATGGCCGAGGTGTTCCGATCAACCGGTGGTGAGATCGCACCGATGCTGCGAGTGCTGTTCACTGCCGACGAATTTTACACCGATGGGACAAGAAATCGTCTCATCAAGAGTCCGGTCGTGCTCTGGGTGAGCACCTGTCGTCAATTGCAACTCGAAACAACCTGTACGCGAGGAGTCAACAAGTATCTGGCGGCTCTGGGGCAGGAACTCTTTGAGCCACCCAATGTGAAAGGCTGGCCAGGTGGTGAAACATGGATCAGCGCAGGAACTCTGGCACTGAGATACCACCTCACGGATATTGTTCTGGAATCGAAAGAGCCTCCGGGGATGGACCCCATGGGGCGGGATCGTGGTCGGCCGGTGATGCTTCCCAAAGATCCTGCAGAGCGAGCGAAATTCCTCGCGCGTATGGAAGGAGGAATGTCTGAAGGTGAGGGGATGATGGCACCTCGTCGCGGCGAACGGGAAGCCGGCCCCGCTTACGAAGTCAACTTCTCGCCAGACAAACTCTTTCCGGCCGGTCTCCCGGACTCGTCTGCCGAACTGGCGGATCAACTGCTGAATCGATTGCTGGTGGATCCACCACGGGCAGAACTTCGGGCAGCTGCCATGGAAGCGGCGACACGAAATATCGGACCTTTGCGAGTCCAGTCTGTCCTGCGACTGATCCTCAGTTCGCCCGATTACCAGCTCACATAA
- a CDS encoding 4a-hydroxytetrahydrobiopterin dehydratase, translating into MTDQSTSEIVTPVCELFPDQSVLTESLLAKKCLPCEGGIPRLEPAEIAAHLLLVPGWQVSSDSKMISRSWRARNFVSAMEQLNALAELAEAEQHHPDLHLTSYRHIRVDLWTHAIDGLSENDFILAAKINQWLQKQSIT; encoded by the coding sequence ATGACTGATCAATCAACATCTGAAATTGTCACTCCAGTATGTGAACTCTTCCCGGATCAATCGGTACTTACCGAATCACTGCTGGCGAAAAAGTGTCTCCCTTGTGAAGGAGGCATTCCTCGACTGGAACCTGCTGAGATTGCCGCCCATTTGCTGCTCGTACCGGGCTGGCAGGTCTCCAGCGACAGCAAGATGATCAGCCGCTCGTGGCGTGCCCGCAATTTTGTCTCGGCGATGGAGCAGCTGAATGCGCTGGCCGAATTAGCCGAGGCTGAGCAACATCACCCTGATCTGCATCTGACAAGCTACCGCCACATCCGTGTCGATCTCTGGACACATGCGATTGATGGGCTTTCAGAGAATGACTTTATCCTGGCAGCAAAAATCAATCAGTGGCTGCAGAAGCAATCGATCACCTAA
- a CDS encoding RDD family protein, whose product MSSSQISPESVPFSNPPPLGYRSEQGRKVYIGLMIAFAIVTVAGPFAIQFFEQFRMQRQFEKGFTVVRSFKPMLSARWGDFLVVGTEDQYVGGVGGMSVRGSLMAFSLKDGSSVKLPMEANGDIARPLADSAALAVIANDQQVYVITNDTLYRVEKIEGGISVERETQFDVVASGPGEVESDAMLIRGRPVCRYSTSILSLEGKPELLLGIWRIDDDLIRYAMSLNLPEFMTPANEPPAGNEEEPVIVAPPEGDLVVSTNNLHVKTASLGTNVYLVVSLDGKTVYRSMEADQFLKLDEPEADQAPKPNPATTNPADWETLDVPADLLPLTILPSSNVTRLVMRDVNGQFYSVYERTTEGWSAEPRLVTRADLEVNTDGEVFAVPGASDDTIVFITNDVAHGLRMHPLINGELQKPIKLAGWAAQPAVAYYLGIIQWNMIFGFSVLIFIGLVPTILMAMFRTNQLELSDQTVEMASILRRGIARTFDFMIFSIPPYALAGYYIYQMDWSAVIGTFQNGNMVEKELTQWAIWALVVGLGYFSYFLIVFLMYCWVEGTWGTTPGKFLCRIETLRTTLRPCGFFRSILRNAAILIDGFFNYVVGVMLIGLQYKWQRVGDLLADTVVVRTYRPRNTFDDLSGQSNT is encoded by the coding sequence GGCCGAAAGGTCTACATTGGCCTTATGATCGCGTTTGCCATCGTGACGGTCGCTGGACCGTTCGCAATTCAGTTTTTTGAGCAGTTCCGCATGCAGCGGCAATTCGAGAAAGGCTTTACGGTAGTCCGTAGCTTCAAGCCCATGCTCTCTGCCCGATGGGGAGATTTCCTCGTCGTCGGGACGGAAGACCAATATGTCGGTGGTGTGGGTGGCATGAGCGTTCGTGGTTCACTCATGGCGTTCTCCCTTAAAGATGGATCAAGCGTTAAACTGCCGATGGAAGCCAATGGCGACATTGCCAGGCCACTCGCCGATAGTGCAGCACTCGCAGTGATCGCGAACGACCAGCAGGTGTACGTCATCACCAACGATACGCTGTACCGCGTGGAGAAAATTGAGGGCGGTATCTCGGTCGAGCGTGAAACGCAGTTTGATGTGGTCGCCAGCGGCCCAGGCGAAGTGGAGTCGGATGCGATGCTGATTCGCGGCAGACCCGTCTGCAGGTATTCGACTTCGATTTTATCTCTCGAGGGAAAACCGGAACTGCTCCTCGGGATATGGCGTATCGACGATGACCTCATAAGATATGCAATGAGCCTGAATCTTCCCGAATTCATGACTCCCGCTAATGAGCCACCGGCAGGCAACGAGGAAGAACCTGTGATCGTCGCGCCACCTGAGGGGGATCTGGTGGTCTCTACGAACAACCTGCACGTCAAAACGGCCTCTTTGGGCACCAACGTGTATCTGGTCGTATCGCTGGATGGAAAAACCGTCTATCGCTCGATGGAGGCTGATCAGTTTCTCAAGCTGGACGAACCCGAGGCTGATCAGGCTCCAAAACCAAATCCCGCCACAACCAACCCTGCCGACTGGGAGACACTTGATGTTCCAGCCGATTTGCTACCACTCACGATTCTGCCGTCGTCCAATGTCACGCGGCTGGTGATGCGGGATGTGAATGGCCAGTTCTATTCGGTCTACGAACGGACTACTGAGGGTTGGTCTGCCGAGCCAAGGCTGGTCACCCGTGCGGATCTGGAAGTGAATACCGATGGTGAAGTCTTTGCAGTACCGGGCGCCAGCGATGACACGATCGTCTTCATTACAAATGATGTGGCCCACGGGCTGCGGATGCATCCGCTGATCAATGGAGAATTGCAGAAACCGATCAAGCTGGCCGGTTGGGCTGCACAGCCGGCAGTGGCCTATTACCTGGGCATTATTCAGTGGAACATGATCTTTGGCTTCTCTGTGCTGATTTTCATTGGCCTGGTGCCCACCATTCTCATGGCCATGTTCCGTACAAATCAGTTGGAGCTTTCGGACCAGACAGTGGAAATGGCTTCGATTCTGCGCCGAGGAATTGCCCGCACCTTCGACTTTATGATCTTCTCCATCCCGCCTTATGCACTGGCCGGTTACTACATTTATCAGATGGACTGGTCGGCAGTGATCGGGACTTTCCAGAATGGGAACATGGTTGAGAAAGAGTTGACTCAATGGGCCATCTGGGCCTTAGTGGTGGGTCTGGGCTACTTCAGCTATTTCCTGATTGTGTTTCTGATGTACTGCTGGGTCGAAGGGACGTGGGGGACGACTCCCGGAAAGTTTCTGTGCCGGATCGAGACCTTGAGAACGACACTCAGGCCTTGTGGATTCTTTCGCTCGATCTTGCGAAATGCGGCCATTCTCATCGATGGTTTTTTCAACTACGTCGTGGGAGTCATGCTGATTGGCCTGCAGTACAAATGGCAAAGAGTCGGCGACCTGCTCGCTGATACCGTGGTGGTACGCACCTATCGACCAAGGAACACTTTCGATGATCTTTCCGGCCAGTCGAACACCTGA
- a CDS encoding DUF1559 domain-containing protein: MNIQKRQGFTLIELLVVIAIVAILIALLLPAVQQAREAARRTQCRNNLKQLGLALHNYESTFTVFPTSGNSSSYSVQARILPYIDQGNVQNLINFSVPPQIGSGPSSTVNPALATVFPNVVPVFLCPSDPAPTQYRFASGANTFTFGGNNYMVSTGSGTGTFYDDRFPTDGIFWFNSSVRFRDITDGTSNTVFMSETIRADGSPDSTSEPFPYRKLLAGTSGASSSGAPATGGYMGSGSGWQTGLISNPDLTPVIPGKTWKGGTDGSGRGLSWVRSLSTYVTTNGYNRPNSNIPDIQVHGVGFYGPRSLHTGGAHVLIGDGTVRFLSENIDITLHRALHSRNGNEVVSEF, from the coding sequence ATGAACATCCAGAAACGACAGGGTTTCACTTTGATTGAACTACTGGTGGTGATCGCTATAGTTGCAATATTAATTGCATTGCTTTTACCTGCCGTGCAGCAGGCCAGAGAGGCCGCCAGGCGAACTCAATGCCGCAACAATCTCAAGCAACTGGGCCTGGCTCTCCATAACTACGAGAGCACTTTCACGGTCTTTCCCACGAGTGGAAACAGCTCAAGTTACTCGGTACAGGCTCGAATTCTCCCGTATATCGATCAGGGCAATGTGCAGAATCTGATCAACTTCAGCGTGCCTCCACAGATTGGCTCCGGCCCCAGTTCGACAGTCAATCCGGCACTCGCGACAGTTTTCCCGAACGTTGTGCCCGTTTTTCTTTGCCCCAGTGATCCTGCTCCCACGCAATATCGATTTGCCTCCGGAGCCAACACCTTCACCTTTGGTGGTAACAACTACATGGTCAGCACCGGCAGCGGGACCGGAACCTTCTATGATGACCGATTTCCCACAGATGGAATCTTCTGGTTTAACTCCAGTGTCCGCTTCCGGGACATCACTGACGGGACTTCCAATACCGTTTTCATGAGTGAAACCATTCGCGCCGATGGAAGCCCCGACAGCACGAGCGAACCATTTCCTTACCGCAAGCTGCTGGCAGGGACTTCCGGTGCCTCGAGCAGTGGAGCTCCCGCCACAGGCGGCTACATGGGGTCTGGAAGTGGCTGGCAAACAGGCCTGATCAGCAACCCCGATCTCACTCCCGTCATCCCCGGAAAGACCTGGAAAGGCGGAACGGATGGCTCAGGACGCGGCCTCTCCTGGGTTCGTTCACTCAGCACATACGTGACCACCAACGGCTATAATCGACCCAACAGCAACATCCCCGATATCCAGGTTCACGGCGTGGGCTTCTATGGCCCACGCAGTCTCCACACCGGCGGTGCTCATGTTCTGATCGGCGACGGTACCGTTCGCTTCCTCTCCGAGAACATCGATATCACACTTCACCGCGCACTCCACAGTCGCAACGGCAACGAAGTCGTCTCCGAATTCTAA
- a CDS encoding DUF1501 domain-containing protein, whose product MAISLSSRREFLKQAGFLTAWSLTLPHFVVQSRQALAHAPIEGLADDRILVLVQLAGGNDGLNTLVPYGDDLYYEARPKLSVAPEDVLKIDDYCGFHTEMYALRELWEDGLLSLIQGVGYPNPDRSHFRSTEIWETASGSEKNIASGWIGRYFDSECSKAVTPTLGVQLGERTAQTFAGDHPRVVTLSNPQLFQFSGGSAREDELAKVHVPSVGANSSLAFLQRTGNDVLSVSRQLSEKVRLQPTTKDYLPYQFSQTLRLVAKMIAAEVPTRVYYVSLPGFDHHATQKMRHAMLLQELSESLSVFVRDLKNLGHLDRTLVVTFSEFGRRVAENQSEGTDHGTANLMFMAGGTSRAGFHGTRSNLSRLDDVGDLHHTTDFRSIYASMLKDWLGANPASILDPRVAPMAGLFK is encoded by the coding sequence ATGGCAATCTCTCTTTCCAGTCGACGCGAATTCCTGAAGCAGGCGGGATTCTTGACTGCCTGGAGTCTGACACTTCCGCATTTTGTGGTTCAGTCTCGCCAGGCACTGGCTCATGCACCCATTGAGGGTTTGGCGGATGATCGTATTCTGGTACTGGTTCAACTGGCTGGCGGAAATGATGGGCTGAACACACTCGTCCCCTATGGCGATGATCTGTATTACGAGGCACGTCCCAAACTCTCGGTGGCGCCGGAAGACGTACTCAAGATTGACGATTACTGTGGTTTTCATACAGAAATGTATGCTCTTCGGGAGTTGTGGGAAGATGGACTGCTCAGTCTGATTCAGGGTGTGGGATACCCGAATCCTGACCGTTCGCACTTTCGATCCACCGAAATCTGGGAGACGGCTTCGGGATCGGAGAAGAATATCGCCAGTGGCTGGATTGGCCGATACTTTGACAGCGAATGCTCAAAAGCGGTGACACCAACGCTGGGTGTGCAGCTTGGTGAACGAACGGCACAAACATTTGCCGGCGATCATCCGCGAGTTGTAACTCTCTCGAACCCTCAGCTCTTTCAGTTTTCCGGCGGATCAGCGCGAGAAGACGAGTTGGCCAAAGTTCATGTTCCCTCAGTGGGTGCGAATTCCTCGTTAGCATTTTTGCAGCGTACAGGGAATGACGTCCTGTCGGTTTCGAGACAGCTTTCGGAAAAGGTGAGGTTGCAGCCGACAACAAAGGATTACCTGCCCTATCAGTTTTCGCAGACACTCCGACTGGTTGCGAAAATGATCGCTGCAGAGGTTCCGACCAGAGTCTATTACGTGTCGCTGCCCGGGTTTGATCATCATGCCACACAAAAGATGCGTCATGCGATGCTTTTACAGGAGCTGAGTGAGAGCCTCTCGGTCTTTGTGCGCGATTTGAAAAATTTAGGACATCTCGATCGCACACTGGTTGTGACCTTTTCTGAGTTTGGCCGCCGTGTGGCCGAGAACCAGAGTGAAGGAACAGATCATGGGACTGCGAACCTCATGTTCATGGCGGGTGGAACTTCCCGAGCAGGGTTTCACGGCACGCGTTCGAATCTTTCCCGACTGGATGACGTGGGGGATTTGCACCACACAACTGATTTCCGCAGTATCTATGCCTCGATGCTCAAGGACTGGCTGGGAGCCAACCCTGCCAGTATTCTCGATCCACGGGTGGCACCGATGGCGGGTCTTTTCAAGTGA